One region of Parambassis ranga chromosome 21, fParRan2.1, whole genome shotgun sequence genomic DNA includes:
- the LOC114426453 gene encoding high-affinity choline transporter 1-like has product MTIHAEGLVAIVIFYVLILFVGIWAAWKNKNSGVSESGDRSESIMVGGRDIGLFVGGFTMTATWVGGGYINGTAEYVYLPDYGLAWAQAPFGYALSLVVGGLFFAKPMRSRGYVTMLDPFQQLYGKRMGGLLFIPALMGEIFWSAAILSALGATLSVIVDININMSVVISALIAIFYTLVGGLYSVAYTDVVQLFCIFLGLWISVPFALSNPAVSDISVTAKEEIYQSPWLGKIEPEDKWLWADNFFLLVLGGIPWQVYFQRVLSASSATYAQVLSFLAAFGCLVMAVPSVLIGAIGASTDWNQTTYGSLPPKDKDESDMILPIVLQHLCPPYISFFGLGAVSAAVMSSADSSILSASSMFARNIYQLAFRQSASDSEIVWVMRVTIFVFGALATAMALLTGSVYGLWYLSSDLVYVIIFPQLLSVLFVKGTNTYGSVAGYIFGLLLRIGGGEPYLKLPPFIFYPGWVTQEKTHHLTGEVEVFIQQRFPFKSVSMMASFLANVVFSYLTKYLFESGMLSHKYDFLDAVVSRHSKEIMDKATLVSNHDGIILSEMAPVSQALGASLAGTFTNTEALSDDGVSSPEAFNN; this is encoded by the exons ATGACCATCCACGCCGAGGGTCTCGTGGCTATTGTGATCTTCTATGTCCTGATTCTGTTCGTGGGAATCTGGGCCGCGTGGAAGAATAAGAACTCTGGAGTTAGTGAAAGTGGAGACCGGAGCGAAAGTATCATGGTCGGGGGAAGAGATATTGGATTGTTCGTTGGTGGATTTACAATGACCG cCACTTGGGTGGGTGGAGGCTATATCAACGGGACAGCGGAATATGTCTACCTCCCAGACTATGGGCTGGCCTGGGCACAAGCCCCCTTTGGTTACGCTCTCAGTCTGGTAGTAG GTGGCCTTTTCTTTGCCAAACCCATGCGATCACGTGGTTATGTCACTATGCTGGATCCCTTCCAGCAGTTGTATGGAAAGAGGATGGGGGGGCTGCTCTTCATCCCTGCACTCATGGGAGAAATCTTCTGgtctgcagccattttgtctgcaTTGG GTGCCACTCTCAGTGTGATTGTGGATATAAACATCAACATGTCCGTGGTGATCTCAGCCCTGATTGCTATCTTCTATACGCTTGTTGGAGGACTCTACTCTGTTGCATACACGGATGTAGTCCAGCTTTTCTGTATCTTTTTGGGCTTG TGGATCAGTGTTCCTTTTGCCCTGTCCAATCCCGCCGTCTCAGACATCAGTGTTACGGCTAAGGAAGAGATCTATCAGTCTCCCTGGCTTGGGAAAATTGAACCTGAAGACAAATGGCTCTGGGCGGACAACTTCTTTTTGCTG GTGTTGGGGGGGATTCCCTGGCAGGTCTATTTTCAACGGGTCCTTTCTGCCTCTTCAGCTACCTATGCACAGGTCCTTTCCTTCCTTGCCGCCTTCGGCTGCTTGGTCATGGCCGTCCCCTCGGTCCTCATAGGAGCTATAGGGGCTTCGACTG ACTGGAACCAAACTACTTATGGCTCCCTTCCTCCGAAAGACAAGGACGAATCTGACATGATCCTTCCCATAGTTCTGCAGCACCTCTGCCCACCCTACATCTCCTTCTTTGGTCTTGGGGCGGTGTCAGCTGCAGTCATGTCCTCAGCAGACTCGTCCATACTCTCAGCCAGCTCCATGTTTGCCAGGAACATCTATCAGCTCGCCTTTCGGCAGTCG GCCTCAGACAGTGAGATTGTTTGGGTCATGCGTGTCACCATCTTTGTATTCGGAGCTCTCGCAACCGCCATGGCATTGTTAACAGGATCGGTATATGGCCTGTGGTACCTGAGTTCTGACCTGGTCTACGTCATCATTTTTCCCCAACTTCTCAGCGTGTTGTTCGTCAAAGGCACCAACACTTATGGTTCTGTGGCTGGCTACATCTTTGGTCTGTTACTGCGCATCGGTGGTGGGGAGCCCTACCTTAAACTCCCTCCATTCATCTTTTACCCAGGCTGGGTAACCCAGGAGAAGACCCACCACCTTACTGGAGAGGTAGAAGTCTTCATCCAGCAGAGGTTCCCCTTCAAGTCTGTGTCCATGATGGCTTCCTTCTTGGCAAATGTGGTATTTTCTTACCTTACAAAGTACCTATTTGAAAGTGGCATGCTGTCGCACAAATACGACTTCCTGGATGCCGTGGTGTCCAGGCATAGCAAGGAGATCATGGACAAGGCAACTCTGGTAAGCAACCATGATGGCATTATTCTATCAGAGATGGCTCCTGTCTCGCAGGCCCTGGGTGCATCGCTAGCTGGGACTTTCACCAACACTGAGGCCCTCAGTGATGATGGAGTTTCTAGTCCTGAGGCTTTTAACAATTAA
- the LOC114426550 gene encoding claudin-14-like yields the protein MASMALQLLGFFLGLLGFAGTVVATVLPHWRSTAYMGSNVITATAYMKGLWMECVWHSTGVYQCELYRSLLALPSDLQAARALMVLSCVTSILACVASVMGMKCTRFARQSSVKSPLALSGGVCFLCAGLLCLVTVSWTTNDVIMEFYNPFLPSGMKYEIGLAVYLGYASASISLIGGMVLCWSSTGDRSQSPLLLQRSQPPSSPPALNNIYPPAPMYRPAEALKDNRTPSLCSLASSGYRLNNYV from the exons ATGGCCAGCATGGCACTTCAGCTCCTTGGCTTCTTCCTGGGTCTGCTGGGGTTTGCAGGAACTGTCGTTGCCACCGTGCTTCCCCACTGGCGCAGCACAGCCTACATGGGCTCTAACGTCATCACAGCCACTGCCTACATGAAAGGCCTGTGGATGGAGTGCGTGTGGCACAGCACCGGCGTTTACCAGTGTGAGCTATACAGATCTCTCCTGGCACTGCCAAGCGACCTTCAG GCTGCTCGGGCTCTCATGGTGCTTTCCTGTGTCACGTCAATCCTGGCATGTGTGGCGTCTGTGATGGGAATGAAGTGCACTCGCTTTGCCCGTCAGTCGTCAGTCAAATCTCCCCTGGCACTGAGTGGAGgggtttgttttctctgtgccGGACTGCTCTGCCTGGTCACCGTGTCCTGGACTACGAACGATGTTATAATGGAATTCTACAACCCATTCCTGCCCAGCGGGATGAAGTATGAGATCGGCTTGGCTGTGTATCTTGGTTATGCGTCGGCCTCCATCAGTCTGATAGGGGGAATGGTGCTGTGCTGGAGCAGTACTGGTGACAGGTCACAGAGccccctcctcctgcagagGAGTCAACCCCCATCATCTCCCCCTGCTCTCAACAACATATATCCCCCAGCCCCCATGTACAGACCTGCAGAGGCCCTGAAGGACAATCGCACTCCATCGCTTTGCTCCCTGGCCAGCAGTGGCTATCGGCTCAACAACTATGTCTAA